Proteins encoded by one window of Nicotiana tabacum cultivar K326 chromosome 10, ASM71507v2, whole genome shotgun sequence:
- the LOC107802083 gene encoding beta-glucosidase 18-like, which produces MKIGTTKNSYFICFLLLLRHVSAKNIIGQGGNELEEEVKRSEFPDGFLFGTSTSAYQIEGAYIEDGRSLSNWDVYCRINGRIPNGGSGDIADDHYHRYLEDIDRMASLGVNAYRFSISWSRILPRGRFGAVNPAGIKFYNNIIDNLLLKGITPFVTIHHDDYPQEFEDRYGAWLSPLMQEEFVHFAETCFKSFGDRVKYWATINEPNLFAEMAYLKGVFPPSHCSPPFGKCSSGNSDVEPLLVVHNSILAHAKAVKLYRHQFQTEQGGMIGMVVSAYMYKPMTDDEADTKASTRALAFHVAWLLDPLVYGDYPIEMREYHGKKLPKFSSEEKRLIKNSTDFIGLNHYTTWFVKDCLHSNCTCTDTDVLCTHGENRAIGGFLLITGQKDGASIGDPMGMPGVYVVPQGMEDIVDYVKKTYNNIPIYVTENGYASNENQGGGYDLDQDMKRIKYHKAYLASLARSIRNGADVRGYFIWSLMDNFEWRFGYTIKFGLYHVDPLTLDRSPKLSAQWYKNLLTNSSLNSIQAKGSI; this is translated from the exons ATGAAGATAGGAACCACTAAGAACTCCTATTTCATTTGTTTCCTCTTACTGTTGCGACATGTTTCTGCAAAGAACATCATAGGCCAAGGAGGAAATGAGTTGGAAGAAGAGGTTAAAAGATCAGAATTCCCAGATGGTTTTCTTTTTGGAACATCAACTTCTGCCTATCAA ATTGAAGGAGCATATATTGAAGATGGCAGAAGCCTTAGCAACTGGGATGTTTATTGTCGTATCAATG gTAGAATACCCAATGGAGGAAGTGGAGACATAGCTGACGACCATTACCATCGTTACTTG GAAGACATTGACAGAATGGCGTCTCTTGGAGTAAATGCTTATCGATTCTCCATTTCATGGAGTAGAATTCTACCAA GAGGGAGGTTCGGAGCTGTGAATCCTGCTGGAATCAAGTTTTATAACAATATCATTGATAATCTCTTACTCAAAG GAATAACACCATTTGTGACGATCCACCATGATGACTATCCTCAGGAATTTGAGGACAGATATGGGGCCTGGCTCAGTCCACTTATGCA GGAAGAGTTTGTACACTTTGCAGAAACATGTTTTAAGAGTTTTGGGGATAGAGTAAAGTACTGGGCTACTATAAATGAGCCTAATTTATTTGCGGAAATGGCCTATTTGAAAGGTGTGTTCCCACCTTCACATTGTTCGCCCCCTTTCGGGAAATGTTCCTCTGGTAATTCCGACGTGGAGCCTCTACTTGTTGTCCACAATTCAATATTGGCACATGCAAAGGCTGTCAAACTCTATCGTCACCAATTCCAG ACTGAACAAGGTGGAATGATAGGGATGGTGGTGAGCGCTTACATGTATAAGCCAATGACAGATGATGAGGCTGACACCAAAGCTTCAACTAGGGCTTTGGCCTTTCATGTTGCCTG GCTTCTTGATCCTCTAGTATACGGAGATTATCCAATAGAAATGCGAGAGTATCACGGGAAGAAATTACCAAAGTTCAGCTCCGAAGAAAAAAGGCTTATAAAAAATAGCACAGACTTCATTGGGCTTAACCATTACACAACTTGGTTCGTTAAGGATTGCCTTCATTCCAACTGCACATGCACGGACACTGATGTTCTTTGTACCCATGGTGAAAATCGTGCAATTGGCGGGTTTCTGCTCATTACTGGACAGAAAGATGGTGCATCCATTGGAGATCCA ATGGGAATGCCTGGAGTTTACGTTGTTCCGCAAGGCATGGAAGACATTGTTGATTACGTTAAGAAGACATACAATAACATACCTATATATGTAACTGAAAATG GATACGCTTCAAACGAGAATCAAGGAGGAGGATATGACTTGGATCAAGACATGAAGCGAATTAAATATCACAAAGCATACCTAGCATCTTTGGCTCGTTCAATCAG GAATGGTGCGGATGTGCGTGGTTATTTCATATGGAGCTTGATGGATAATTTCGAATGGAGATTTGGTTACACCATTAAATTTGGGCTTTATCATGTCGATCCTCTCACGTTGGATCGAAGTCCAAAACTGTCGGCCCAATGGTATAAAAACCTCCTCACTAACAGTAGCCTCAACAGTATACAAGCAAAGGGCTCAATATAA
- the LOC142164730 gene encoding uncharacterized protein LOC142164730, which translates to MLGPIRPTAPATAMPPAEKPGKFSGVDFKRWQQKMFFYLTTLSLQRFIQEDVPVVPEETPDNKRFLVTEAWKHSDFLCKNYILSGLEDGLYNVYSVMKTSRELWNALEKKYKTEDAGLKKFVAAKFLDFKMIDGKSVITQVQELQVIVHDLLAEGMVINEAFQVAAFIEKLPPLWKDFKNYLKHKRKKMTLEDLIIRLRIEEDNKVAEKKSRGSSTIMGANIVEEASTSKKRKKLSGSKNYPSKKRFKGNCHNCGKVGHKDTECRAPKKDKKKSQANMIEKNDEIDGLCAMFSECNLVENPRGWWIDSGATRHVCANKELFTSYAPAGPNETVFMAISATAKSKERARWL; encoded by the exons ATGCTAGGTCCAATCCGTCCTACTGCACCTGCAACGGCTATGCCACCAGCGGAAAAGCCGGGGAAATTTTCTGGTGTTGACTTTAAGAGAtggcagcaaaagatgttctttTATCTGACCACTCTAAGTCTGCAAAGGTTCATTCAAGAGGATGTTCCAGTCGTGCCTGAAGAAACCCCTGACAACAAGCGTTTCCTTGTTACTGAAGCTTGGAAGCACTCTGATTTCCTGTGCAAAAATTACATTTTAAGTGGATTGGAAGATGGCTTGTACAATGTTTATAGCGTCATGAAAACATCAAGAGAATTATGGAATGCTCTTgaaaagaagtacaagactgaagatgctgGACTAAAGAAGTTTGTGGCCGCCAAATTTCTGGATTTCAAAATGATTGACGGTAAATCTGTCATAACGCAAGTCCAAGAAttgcaagttattgttcatgacctccttgctgaag gtatggtcataaatgaaGCGTTTCAAGTTGCAGCATTTATTGAAAAgctgcctccgttgtggaaggactttaagAATTACTTGAAACATAAGCGCAAGAAGATGACGCTTGAAGACCTTATTATTCGTCTACGGATTGAAGAGGACAACAAGGTTGCTGAGAAGAAATCTCGTGGAAGTTCAACAATAATGGGTGCAAATATTGTTGAGGAAGCTTCAAcgagtaaaaagagaaaaaagctGTCTGGATCAAAGAATTATCCAAGCAAGAAGAGGTTCAAAGGTAATTGCCACAATTGTGGAAAGGTTGGACATAAGGATACTGAATGTCGTGCACCAAAGAAGGACAAGAAGAAAAGTCAAGCAAACATGATTGAGAAGAATGATGAAATAGATGGCCTATGTGCCATGTTTTCAGAATGCAACCTAGTTGAAAATCCTAGAGGATGGTGgattgattcaggagcaactcgacatgtttgtgctaacaaggagttGTTTACTTCTTATGCTCCCGCTGGACCCAACGAGACAGTGTTTATGGCAATCTCTGCTACTGCAAAATCGAAGGAACGGGCAAGGTGGCTTTGA